The following DNA comes from Triticum aestivum cultivar Chinese Spring chromosome 3D, IWGSC CS RefSeq v2.1, whole genome shotgun sequence.
ACGACTTATTTGCATCTCATTCATTACGAATATTTGCTCTTCTTTCATGAGAATACAGTCTGGATTCCTCTTTGTTAGAACGATACATTGTCATTGTGAAATGAAACTTAGGGCACGGCCGGTGAATAGGGAGCAATCGCCCTGGTTCTGCTTCGATTTGATGAAGTGATTCTCGCAGAGCATAATCAATCATCGGCTGATTCTTCTTGATCACAATACGACAACTAAATTAGCATTCTACTGATCAACTTCCTGTACGGATGAATGCATGCAGTTCTTTTTCGTGGAGTGTGCATGCTCGTGCTCAGTGCCGATGGAGGCAACTCTTCTCGCGTGGCCTCCTTGCTCGTCATGCCGCTGCAGTCGCGTACAGCCGCCGTTGCTGCGCAGCTGGCTGTGCCATCGCGTGTGCCCACGCCTCGCGCCACCGCGATCGACGCCGTCTCGGTGTGTCTGGATGCCAATTTGTTGATGGCATGTTCGCAGCATTCTTTGTGGTTGTGGAGGCCGCCGTCGAGAGGCATCTGCTCTTTCTTCCATGTCTTCGTTCCATGCCGGCGACGCCGTGCACGCTGAAAGTATCCTTGATCCCACTGATAACGAGTAGGCCCAAATAATGCTGTCGTTCTTGGGACGGCCTATCATTTTATCGTTTTGTGGCCTAATCTCTCGGTGGAGAAAAGTGCCGATAACGTGTTTAGATACAAAAGTAACGGACAGCGATCTCATTATTGAATGATACGTGCAACTATTTATACAACCCAAAAGGGCACGATCGAATAGGCAACATAGATTAGTATCTTATAAATGACCTTTAGTACAGTATTTattgtgatatgatatttccctttttcatttaattctaGTCAAGGGTGCATACATGCGAAAGTacctttctgctcccgagctcaaatgagctcggtgaacagtaatatcgaaaaaaattcattttttaaaaaaatattccaattttttttggagaaacattgacaaaagttctaagtgcgtgcaaaaaatcatcatgatatcacattCATGTAAGGTGTGGCAAAAAAAAATCAGTGCTCCAAGATGCTTTTGAAAATAGCATTTTCAGAGTaccgattttgttttttttttgccacgtTTTATAGGAATGTGATTTTatgacgaatttttgcaagcacttaaaacttttgtcaatgtttctttaaaaaaattggaattttttgaatttttttcgattttgttttgattttactgttcacccgagcttgTTTGAGCTCGAGTGCAGAAACTCTGCGTCCGCATACATGATACTACTAGGTAcgatatgatactcccattacgagcACCAAAAGCAACGGGTGACGGCTGATGATTAGGTAGGGattaaattttaattaattaatataattAATTCTCAACACTTCTGACCCTACACCACGTGACCTGCATGTTAATCATGATAACATACAAATAAGCGCTCAAATGATGATAACATACAACGAGCGCTCAAAGTGAAAAAAATTATTCAACAAATCATACACCAAAACGATTCTGGTAAAGGAGATACATTGCACAATAACTCGTAACCAAAGCCACCTAATTATTTCTACTCCGTATTTCTTTAAGGATGATGGAATATATAGAGTTCACCATCATTGATGTCTTATAATTTATACTTCTTCATGTATTCCCGGAATATGACTCGGTCAAAGATGGGCCTATTATCATCTGATAAAAGCTCCTTTATTGGTCCATATGGCCTATCAAGATCATCAGTGCTCAAAAAGCATGCGATTGAGATACGTGGTTGTACGGTTGGTCTGAGCAGAACTCGGTGCTCCACGCTCTTGAACTCCCCATTTGTAATAATCTACACAATTGTGAAAAGAACGAATAagaaatttgatttcaaacaatCCATTAGAGTGATCAATGAACATCGATGATCAATTTATTAAAAAATGTTATGTCAAATTTGTCTTGAAATTATTTAAAATAAAACTATTCTTTATAAAAAAATCTTAAAATTTAAAATTCTTTCAAAACCGTCCATAAATCATTAATAACAAATAaaaatcaattttgaaaaaagtaatATCAACAATAAGAATAAAAATATGCATGTGATTGGTCCAATATCAATTGGTAACATCATTTCATATAGTTTTTTCCCTATTTACTAATAGTTAAGAGTTTATGCACTATttaaatataattttaaaattaAAGATTAGAACTTGAGATAATGAAAGATTTGGAAATATATTGTATTCAGTCTTATATCACTACTATTAGAAAGACAAAAACCCAAGTTTCACAAAAGAAGGTACTCAGAAAATATATAATTTATATATTAGCTTAAATTAGGATATAATTGTAGGCTAAGAATAAGAGTAAATTATTTTTAAATATAATTTATAGTAGAATATTGTAAGTAAAAATtattccgaacagagggagtagaagataAGATAATTGACTTATGATCAGAAGTAAATAAACAATTAAATATGTTTTTCATATGAATTAATGTATGAATATAACTAATGCATAGCATAGCAATTTGGTTAGGTGAAAGTGTGACGGTACCTGCATCATGTCACCCATATTTGCCAGCAACGCACCCTTGACTGGAGGAACATCAATCCAAACATCTTGATGAAGAACTTGAAGGCCACCAACACTGTCTTGGAGGAGCAAGGTCAGAAACCCAAGGTCGGTATGCTTGGTCCCACCCATGGTCAAATGTGGCTCTGGACATATCGGGAAATAATGACATGCCATTGACCTTGCGTTAAAGCATCTTGTGGTCGCTAGATAATCACTTCCAAGACCTAAAGCTTCTGATAATAACTCAGACAACTTCCTCATAACTCCATCGATGCCTTTCATGTACCTCCTCACTTCTTCTCTGTACACTTTCACAATGTTATAAAAAAGATCGCTTTATCTTTATTATAAACAAAAGCACCTTTCACTTTAGTTTAAAATAATTTTATAGATTGATCTCTATTATATTAGAAAGAAATTACATTTTTTTCTCTAGAATGGAGTGATATATTAATACTAAAGTAACCAAATTTAAAGTCATTTACATCTTCATCAAAAATAGAAGTCAAAGAATCATCCCCAACAGGAAGACCAACTAGAATCATATCCGAAGATAAAAGTGACATGAGTCGAAGAGGTCCAAACTCTACTCATACGCGAATCATCATGACTGGTCTTATGCACAATCGTGTGAGCCCTCTTAAAATTTACTAAAAACAGATTAAAAACTCTTTAAATATAAATATTTTATTTATGAATAGAGCATAAAATCATAAATTAACCAAAAATATAGTTTTTGATAATGGCTGAACCAGAAAAATATTATTATTATATAGGCTAATGAGAAATAAAAAATCTGACCTCTTACACAAAGGATGATATGGTTAACCAAGTGCACTAATATTTcatatttactactccctccgtcccataatgtaagacattttttgacactacgctagtgtcaaaaaatgtcttacattacgagacggagggagtaacatttagtACAATTTTACTAGTTGTATGTGCACCTGCATATATCAAAGACTAGTTATTCTATATTTTTAAAGGACAAGTTATTCTAATAGAAAACGCTTTTTGAAAATGCTGAACTTAGAATGAAATAGCTAACCAAGTTGATTAATGACTTGTAATTATGTTCTACCAAAAATAAATGAGGTTCACTTTCAcgaactattttttttatttttctagcaTGGGAAAACTAATTTAAAAGTTAAAAAAATAGTGTGTTAACTTAAACATAACAGATCACCTGCAGATTTGTGGTATTGCTTCAAAGCTTGCAGGGTCTTCAAGAACCTTGCAAGACAAGGTATCTCTCCAGTCGGCCGGGGTCGTCACCTTGAAATCTCCATGAAAGCTGAAGAAGTTAACCTTCTGAGCAAAGTCACGCGAGTACCACTTTGCCTTCTCCTCCTGAGGAAGCTCATGGAAAGCTCGGATACCTCTCTGGACTCCCTCGATGACGCCAAGAGGAATCCCATGATCCACCAGCTGAAAGAATCCCCATGACCCGGCCGATTTCTTTATCTCCTCCACGATCTCCTTCCGGCTCTCTGAGCAATCAAACCCGCTGAGATCAATCACGGGGAATCGAAGGCTGCGAACCTTGTGAAGACGCTCGTCGTCTTCGGGGAGTGAGGAGCCGAGGAGGTTCTCTGGAGGGTGTATGAACATGGTGGGAAGCTTGGTGACGCCGGCGTCGACGAGCCCTTTGACGCCGGCTTTGCTTTGGTCGAAGGCTTTGATCTCCATCTCACGCTGGCTGTAATCCACAACTGGCGCCATGGTTAAATGTTTGAGCAAGAGCAAGTTTGCAGGTGCTCGCTGTGTTCTGCCCGTTTATATGTAGGTGGAATCGGGAGCAGGTTTTGAAGATACGTTGGTCTCATCGACGGCCTGTGCTACTGATCAAGCTTTGGTTTGCACGCCTTTTGGCAGCGGAGCACGCTCACGCGCTCGTGCAGTGCGAGGTAGCTATGCTTAGTTTGGCGCGAACTTAAACTTGTGCGAGCCGAGCTGGAGCGTTTGCCGTTTGATGTGTAGAAGAGGCATCGTAGCTGGTGGGACTCATCTCCAGAGAAGAGGAACTTGAGTTTCCAAACGCTCCGTTCCACTACAACGAGCCGGCCTTTGGTGGCTAGAGATACAACTGTTGTACACTGAAtagcatgattttttttgaaaccgAGGCAAGAGATTTGCCCCATTCATTAATTAAGAGAGAAAGAGTTCATAGTACATGACACCGGCTCCACAACACAGACCATCAGAGAagaaacaacaccaacaacaaagaaggattACTCTCGCGGCAATGATGATGCTCAACTGGTGCCATGGTTTGTTTAAGCAAGAACAAGTTTGCGGGTGCTCTAGCTGTTCTGCCCATTTATAGGTGGAACTAGAATAGGAAGCAGGTCTCACCGCAACACCGCCGGATTCCGCTGCTAATCAAACTTTGGTTTGCACGCCTTTTGGCTTTTGACAGTAGAGCACGCTCACGCGTACGTGCAGTGCGAGGTAGCTTGCTTAATTTGGCGCCAAATTAACTTGTGCGAGCCAAGCTGGAAGGCTTGCCATTTCACGTGTAGAAGAGGGCATCATAGCATAAGTTAAGTTGTTTCTATGGAAGGAACCTTTGTCAAATTTCAAATCTCTTGTTTGgaagaaataaaaaagagaaattTCTATATAAGGATATCACGAATCTTGATGTAAATTGAATGGTCTAAATAGAGGGTACACTGGCATGGGGATACAAAAACTCCATACTGGTTATAGACTTTGAATAATTTTTCTTCATTCTGTTTGCAGGTCCACCTAGCATATGAAGAGATATgcattgataaatcttaggtcatccacctgagagAAATTTCCTGCTGTCCTACAAAATTTTGCGCTCCAACagagtctataagaataaagttgcatagtagacatcaatatcTACCACTAAGCATCGCCTCTGTGGAATCCTTGATGTTCTTCGTTTATCTTTTCAGTTGGTGATTTGTTGTTGTTATGTGCTTGGGCAAGGGAAGGAGCTCTTATACTAGTGGTCAAAAGTTGCAAAACACTGACCGCATGTTTTTTGATGTATCTTATATTTCGAAACAGATATGCTTTTTCTAATGCATGTACACATTGTATATAGTTACATAATTGGAATATTCATATGTACTCTAGATCTATGAAATTTCTCAATTATGGTTGTATTTGTCGCTCTCTCATCTCCCTCACTTCTTTCCAAAATAAATTTTGACTCGATTTTTGTTCGTCGCTCTATTAGGCTCCTTCTACACAATTATTACTACGATAAACTCAACGACCATACATACTTGGGATATTCATAATTCTTTCTTGATTTGTGTGACCCAAAATATATTGTATACATGAATATATAAATTTTCCAATTCACAATATCAGCTACGGTTTTAATAGTAAAATGGCATAAatgaataaatatatatatattttgcaaTCAATACGATGTAGTTATTCTTACATTCCCAAACCATATAGTGTTGCTTATATTACTGGTCAAAGGTTTAAACTTGGACTGTATGTTTATTTATATGCCTTATGAAATGGATGGGTATTTTTCTTACACATACACCGTATATACTTTCATGTGACCCTTCtatgactattttctggaattgtttGAAGAATAATAAAAATTTAAAATTGTTGGCACTAagatattcacatatgtattttgTGTCTCACATAGATGTTCACATATTTATTTTGGATCTTGGTTGTATGCACCTATTCCCCACTCTCTTTGCTATGTACGAACACATAGAGTAATCTAACATGATCCGGGTTCATCATATTGGTCCCTCGCATCGCCTTCCCCAGGGAGACCGGcggagaaaccctagccgccacccgtCACCACCTCCTTCATCCTCTTTCTCCCCTCGTAGTCCCTAGAGAAGGCCGTCCGGAAATCCCGTGCGCCACCAGTGAAGGGGATGGCGGGGCCTTGGTGCGGTTGGGAGGGCCAGTGCATGGAGGCGGATCGGATCGGCTGCTCATCCTCGTTCCTCGGGTGCTTCTCctggcggcgcggcgtggagggcggCTTCGGTAGGGGGCGTCGTCCGATACCGGAGCGGCGGCTCCGAGGACATGGCCGTGATGGCGTCCCCTCCGTCGGGGATGATAGGTCTGGAGGCGGCTCCTTGTGGCGGTGCCTAGGAGCGGTGGATCACGAAGTCCCGAGCCCAGGTTCGTCGCAGGAGGTTCCCCCGTGTCGCACTCCAGGGCGTCACCGGGGGTGAAACCCTAGCGCCACCAAGTGTGGCGACCAGGGCGTCGCCTTGGGTGACGTCGGTGATTCCCCGTGGCGGCGAAGGTGCGTGGATTTGGGGGATCTTTGAAGGCATTATTTTTGAGAGCACGACTTTTCTCCAGGGCGAAAACCTAAGATCTAAGATTGGATGACGATTGTGCACTGTTTCCTTCCCGAAGGCGTTGTTTTTGGAGAATTTGGATTTCAGGTGTTGTTTTGGTGGTGGTTCGTGCTGCAGTTGCAAGGAATTGATCACTGTAGTGGGaccttttgtttttttgttcttctttttgttttttggCCGTGTGTATCTGTAATGTCTTTATGACATTTCGTTATAGCAGAGACTAGATGTAATGGTATCTTCGTGATATTAGTACATTTTCTTTGTCAAAGAGGTCCGAACACATCTATTTCTTTTAGTAGAGTGTTTGTTATATCAAAACATTGAAGCACTAAAGCCAGAAAGAGTCTCGAAACACActttcgtcccgctttatatataaagcaacatcaTAACAAAGTGCACGGCCAAGCGATATAAATGATGAGGAGCCTCTTTACAAAGcatatccctaataataaagcaaatagtgtTTCTGATCGTCCATCAGGAAAATTGTCCCCAAAGTTCGCACTAATTACCCACTATGCCACCGGTAAGTGAGAAAAACGTTTCGCTGCGGCTGCATCCGCATTCGCCTTGTGTTTGGTTCATATAAAGTAACACTCTCATATATTGCAAGCATATGTGCCTACCCAGTTGGTTGGAGCTTTTGTCCTGCATGATGTAGACCCAGGTTTGATCCCTGCTCcctcttctttttgtttctttttttgtggCTGCATCACATGACCGCTGCTCGACCTAACATGCTTTTTCTCTTTGTTTAATTTCTTTTTTCATATTCAAATGTTTTAAAAATAATGATATCTGTCAAATCCTAACTTCAAatctaacatgttatatatgatttgtttctttttttgtgGCTGCACCACATGACCGCTGCTCGACCTAACATGCTTTTTCTCTTTGTTTAATTTCTTTTTTCATattcaaatattttaaaaataatGATATCTGTCAAATCCTAACTTCAAatctaacatgttatatatgaaattttttcAGAAAAATGAGTAGATTTTAAATATGCTATAATTTTCCATGTTAATCATTTTTAAAATTATGTTTAGGATGCATCATAGTTTGATGATCTCACAAAAGCTATTACAAATGAAATATAATACTTCAAATGTTAGTCACCATAAAAATGATTCCATTTAAAAAATATTCTAACAAATTAGAAAAAAAATACCTTCTCAAATTAAATATATATTCATGTTTTTCTGaacaacaaaaataaaaatgattGAAAGACTCTTTCATCGAAAAGAAATACTTAATGTAACTTTATTTCTGACGTTTGCAAAAATTGAATTAAATAAGTGTTACATAATTACATTGAAGATTGTGATAtgtttttttcttccgttgcaacgcacgagccctTTTGCTAGTCAGAAGATAAACAAGAAACCAGAGCAAGCCTAACACCTAACACCTAGAGGAGGTTCAGCAAGCGAGAAATAGTCTGGACTGATTAATTTGATTAAATCATCAATGACATCAGCATGTGTATTATAGTCGGACTCTTCTTTTTATTCTGGGGTGATTGGACTTGTTTTTTTATTCGAGGGAAGCAAAGAGGGGTGTTCGGACTGTTCATAGGCTGCTGCAGTTTTTTTTTAGGGAAAGCCTTCATGACTAATTTTATTAACTTAAATCATATCATCTACTGTACTAACAAAGGAAAAAAACGGTAGGAGGTATTTTTTTTAGACATTGGGCGGCTGCAGTTAATAAGAATACAAAAAGTTGAACGGTTCTCTGATTGTTTTGGACTGACTTTTTTTAATGAAAAGGCATATGAGTTGGCCCAAACTATAAAAATATAAGATGTTGTACCTTCTCTCACTGTTTCGGACATGCTTTTTTCTAATATAAACAGGCATATGTGGTTTGTATGTAACGTGTTAAACATGTTTAGCAATATTTATactcaaatgataagtgtcacGTGAGTGGCACGAAGCAATTCTGATCTGATATTTTTTAAACTAAAGTTATCataaaaaaaactgaaacttgccaTCGAAAAAAAAATCATGCTTGGCAACTAAACTTGTCATTCTCGCGTCATTAAATTTGccataaaaaatgttcaaaattgcCATATATTCGTACCACACTTTTGGCACTTATCAAGATCTATTTATATGAAACGTATTTTTTTTAAGTTTCACCCATTAATACCTAAAACTAATGATCAAGATAATTTAATATATGTGAACAAACATAATGACATGTttgtcttctactccctccgttccaaaatataagcactactaggaaaagggctataaatggaatggccactaatggcgcaccagatatgtggtgcgccattgctatgtagcagtggcgcaccatgtgctggtgcgccattagtgtgaaatacactaatggcgcatcagaacacggtgcgccattagtaacaattttttttattttgccagacatactaatggcgcaccaggacatagtgcgccattactagttgtaactagtaatggcgcaccaggaacatagtgcgccactacaatattttttttattcttttacttttttgcaaaactactaatggcgcacctggggcagttggttgatacgtgggacgccgcagagaaagactatttccctatgagagccgcactgctcacgacggtgcacgactatctcggtttcggatatctcgcggggcaggtggtttcggagagaaagaatatttccctcccccgctccaccggctgccgccgccgacccccggggAGCCtggaatcgaacccaagacctcctagTGTATGTGCTGCGTGCTAACcaatcgggctagtgggcgtgttctgatggagatagggttaggtggaatataacctgaccagtcgggctagtaagtaaaacaaaattctaatggcgcaccagggggaggtgcgccattagaatcgacgtacttatggcgcaccagggggaggtgcgccattagaatcgacgtacttgttcccctcgcactgtggcctccctccctccctcgccagatcccccactcgaccccaaccgtacgccgccgcccccttgctccgccccctccgtccgccgcgcctgcacgtcgtccgccgctgtggtcttgcgctgcctcgacgccgccgccccgacccccgccggactccacccccgccgcccccaccactgcagctccctcgcgccgccgccccgcgcccgccgctccttcgccgccccgccccagcacgtacgtcccctccctcccttcccccatccccctagcttctcctcctcctcctctcaccacccgtgccttcttctgctcggaaggtcaagaaggcggccaaggacgccgacgacatcacgggctccttcctccggatcgccgcccgcagcctcctcgacgccggcgtcctctaggtgattcctcctctctcctcccctccttccccctagGTTTCTCTCCCCGCCGGCGTCCTCTAGGTGATTCGAGGTGATGCCCCTCACCCCCAACATGTTGTACTGAATTTCTAGGAAAATATGTGATGATGCAGTGTGTGTCAGGTTCAAAACGGAAAGAGAAAAGAACAGGGTTTCTTCAAGTACATGATAGTATTAGTTTTTATCTCAGTCCTTGTGGTGATGTTTTTGTGTTTGGGGTTAAACATATGGGGTACAAGTACAATGTGGCATCAACAATTTGCAAGGGGCACCAGAGACTCATCATTTGCCAAGAACAGATGTCAGTCATTAGCTtggcatcatgtaagaaaatggccataatgtgccctgataatgatgtattttgtcataaaaatatatagtggactgccatgataatgacatggtcctCGTTAGTTACATGTATAGGCTTAATTGAGCTGTGGAGTTCTTGTTACCTTGTCTGTCTGTCCTCGTTAGTTACATGTATCTCTCTGTTTGTGTTTCTGCGTAACAGGTTCGATCGCGGTTGGAGAAAAATTGAGGCGTTTGTTGGCTCCAAGACAGTGATACAGGTATCATCAAGTCTACTTCCATGTTGCTGCTAGTAGTAACCTGACAGCACAGCCATACTTAGACCTTCAGAAGGTCaatcttcagtttacttgacttttgagcctgcTAGTAGTAACTTGGCAGCCATTCAAGGATGTCTTGGTTGTTCACGAGGCCATCCAATTGTTGTTATGTGATGACCTGATTTCTTGTCTTCCAATGGCATTTGACATTGTGATGACCAACTCATTGATTTGTCATACCCATACTAAACAAAGGTTAGGTTCAGAGATAGTGCTGCATTGTTGAGTTTTACTCCTTTTGAAGTAGTAAATTTATTGACTGGTGTTTATCTTACCCTGTTCCATTGAGTAGTAAATCATTATTGGCTTGTATAGATGTCAGCATGCTCCCTTTCTACTCATTTTGGAGAACCTGTAGATGCCAACtcttgatatgcatgcatgcattctttgcttgtttatattcattcttgtaaactgaacatgctcatctatctatatatgcattgtattttttttcctttggaaagtaaagtttatttcctggctggctggcatgatggctcatggatacctcagctgcagctgcagctggaGCTCAATGGATGCAACCTTTGTATCTTCCTGTAGTATGGAGTATTAAATTGCCCCCTAGGGTATAAGGTTTCATTTGGATGTTCTCCCAGAACAAAATCATGACTTGTGACAATCTAAGGAAAAGGGGGATGGCAAAACCCCTAGAGTGTGTTCATTGCAAAGAGATACAAACTGTATATcatttattttttgaatgtattgtagctagtaaaatctgtgaagatgttgaaatgcttttctaggtgccaatcgttaactttgaatctattgctaagttgtggctttgcaataaaagatacattcatttgaatgcagtgtgcttttttcttttccaaaggaaaagaaaatgtggtgtataacaaatgtattatttggtggaaattgagatatcatattaatcattgacaaattggctttgaacaaataatcttaaatccatgcatacctacacaattcatctatttgcaatgtgatgttgtaagggtaccaattggtctcttctgctgcttatcagagatgggggaagcagccaccgccgctctgcctcaccggagtacgagttggatgctttcgagttcttcagtgtcatacttgggacttcagtatcagccacgaggcaggtatataaaacgagagatctccccttcacccatctcattatgataactctgttgtttgctacatcactccttgtcccaaattgcagaggctgcctgacacttttatgaacatgctgggtgaagatccgccacataatgtgaagctccgacaggccggcggcggggttcgcaggctgtgggacgtggagttggtgatcgaggagggccacatgtacctgtgccgtggctgggacaagttctacagtgcctacgacctgcggaccgggtactttcttctcttcaggtacgacgatgacgccacaatgctcatcgtgaaggttttcaacacgactatgtgtcgcatgcgctacgctgacgacgaagatgccagtgcgttctgcctcttcttattcctctacatttggctttgtctcacatcgattgttaacggccattgttgcatttggacaggcaatgggagcagcagcagcgacactggctacagccaaagcagcagcgattctggctttagcgaaagcagcagcgattctggcagcagcaaagacagcaagaaggatgatccggactggagtgggggagaagaggagcagagtggggatgaggagctgcaggatgacgatgggcatcaggctgaggatgacctagcgctggtggtggctgaccaagggcaagagatggtggtggctgaccatgggcaagagatggtggtggctgaggatgacctagcgatggtcgtgcccgtcctgcctgaaggtggcctcgcgatggtggcggtgcctgacaatgaccacgcaccggtggtggcgccggcgatcccacagctgggcgacatgaccacgctaattgtggtagaagactacatcccacagctgcctccaccgcctcgccgctcttggcgcatcaggctgaggaaggagaatgagaagaacaatgagaactgaactatgtgaaacttttgt
Coding sequences within:
- the LOC123074846 gene encoding 1-aminocyclopropane-1-carboxylate oxidase homolog 1-like, translating into MAPVVDYSQREMEIKAFDQSKAGVKGLVDAGVTKLPTMFIHPPENLLGSSLPEDDERLHKVRSLRFPVIDLSGFDCSESRKEIVEEIKKSAGSWGFFQLVDHGIPLGVIEGVQRGIRAFHELPQEEKAKWYSRDFAQKVNFFSFHGDFKVTTPADWRDTLSCKVLEDPASFEAIPQICREEVRRYMKGIDGVMRKLSELLSEALGLGSDYLATTRCFNARSMACHYFPICPEPHLTMGGTKHTDLGFLTLLLQDSVGGLQVLHQDVWIDVPPVKGALLANMGDMMQIITNGEFKSVEHRVLLRPTVQPRISIACFLSTDDLDRPYGPIKELLSDDNRPIFDRVIFREYMKKYKL